GCACGCCGAAGGACTTGTGCCAGGGGTAATAGAACTCGTATTTGCTCGCCACTTCATCATTCAGGCCGGTCATGTGCCAGCCTGCCCAGAGCAGGCCCAGGACGAGCACGGCACGTACCCAGTGCAATGCGCGCAGGGAGGTCGGATACCGATCTATTGTCGGTTGATCTATTGGGTTCATCGTGGGCTCTCCATTGATCCTCAACGGCGTGAGGAATGCACGGTTGGGTGGCCACCCCGCGGGCACAGGGCCGCAGAGTGGCTGGGGCGGTATAGGGTCAGTCGGGCAGCAGCACGGTAATGACTTTTTCCTCGGTATAGGCCAGCGCGCCGCTCAACCCGCCTTCACGACCAAGACCACTGGCCTTGACGCCGCCCCATGGCAGGTTGGCGTCCAGCGGGCTCCAGCAGTTGACGCCGATGGCGCCGGCCTTGACCTGCGCGGCCACGCGGTGCGCGCGCGCCAGGTCGGTGGTCCAGACCGTGGCCGCCAGGCCGTAGGCGGAGTCGTTGGCCAGTGCCACGGCCTCTTCTTCGCTGTCGAACGTGATCACCGTACCGACGGGCCCGAAGATTTCGTCCTGGGCGATGGCCATGTCGTTGCGCGCGTCGGCGAAGATCGTCGGTCGCACGAACCAGCCTTGCCCAGGAGGGGAGACCCCGCCGGCCAACAGCGTCGCGCCTTGATCGATGCCCAACTGAATGTAGCGGTTGACGCGGTCGAACTGCGCTTTCTTGGCCACCGGCCCCATCTGCACCTCGGGTTCGCGTGGGTCACCCACCTTGACCGCGCGCGCGGCATCGGCCAGCGCGGCAGCGAAGCGTTCGGCCAGGCTGCGCTGCACCAGGATGCGCGAACCGGAGGCGCAGATCTGCCCCTGGTTGACGAACAGGCCCAGGGTGCAGCCGAACAGCGCGTCATCGAATGGCGCGTCGTCGAACACGATCTGCGGGCTCTTGCCGCCCAGCTCCAGCGCCACTCGCTTGAACAGCACACCGGCGGTGCGCTGGATCTCGCGCCCGGCCTCGGGGCTGCCAGTGAAGCTGATCTTGGCGACGTGTGGGTGCTCGCATAAGGCGCGGCCCACTTGCGCGCCGTAGCCGGTGACCACGTTGATCACCCCGTCCGGAAAGCCCGCTTGCTGCGCCAGCACCGCCAGGTGCAGAGCCGACTGCGGGGTCTCTTCCGAGGGTTTGACCACCACCGTGCAGCCCGCCGCCAGCAAGGCGGCGAGCTTCCACACCGTGATCATCAGCGGTGAGTTCCACGGCACGATGGCGCCGACCACGCCCACCGGTTCGCGCACGGTGTACGAGAGGGTCTTGCTGCCGAAGTAGCCGCCGGTGGGAATGGTGCGGCCCTCCAACTGGTTGGCCCAGCCGGCGGCGGCGCGCAGGTTGGCGATGGCGTTGGGCAGGTCCATCCGGCGTGGTTCGAGTGGCGAACGGCCGATGGCGTCGGCGTCCATGTCGGCCAGCAATTGGCTGTCACGTTCCACCAGGTCCGCCAGTTTCGACAGCAGCCGACCGCGCTGGGCGCCGTCAAGCCGGCTCCAATCACCGCCTTCAAGCTGGACGCGTGCCGCAGCCACGGCGCGGGCCACGTCGTCGACGGTGCCGCTGGCGCAGCTGCCGTAGATCTGTTCGGTCACGGGGTTGATGAGCGGGATGCGACCACTGTCGCTGGCTTCGCACGACGCGCCTTGGATGAAGTGGTTCAGGTGCTGATTCATGTGAGTGTCCGGGGGTGATGAGCAGGGGGCATATACCTCATGCCTCAAGGGAGGCCAGGGCGTCGCCGAATACGTCCAGCGCCTTGAAGAACATTGCGCGCGGGATCGTCAGCGAGGGCATCACACGCATGACGTTGCCGTAGCGGCCGCACGGGATCATCAGCACGCCGTGATTCATCAGGTAGCCCATGAGCCGGCCGATCTTTTCGCCCGCCAGCGGGGTCTTGGTGGCGGCGTCTTCGACCAGCTCGATACCAATCATCAGGCCGCGACCGCGCACTTCACCCACCAGCGGGCTGTTGAACGCGCGGATGTGTGCCTGCGCTTCCAGCCCCAGGGTGTGGGCGCGCTCCAGCAGGCCGAGTTCCGGGTCTTGCAGGATGCTGATGTTGGTCAGCGCCACGGCTGCCGACAACGAGTTGGCGGCGAAGGTATTGGGCATCGACCCGTCGGGAATCGCAGCCGCCAGGTCCGAGCGCATGATCAGTCCGGCCATCGGCAGGTCACTGCCGATACCCTTGCCGAAGGTGAGCATGTCGGGCTTCACGCCGGAATGCTCCACCGCCCACATCTTGCCGGTACGCCCCGCGCCGGATTGCACTTCATCGACAATCAGCAGCGCGCCGGCGCGGTCGCAGGCTTTGCGCAGCAGTTGCAGGAACTGCGGCGAGGGCGGCACGTAGCCGCCTTCGCCCTGTACCGGTTCGACGATCACGGCGGCCACATCATCGGCGGCGGTGTAGGGGCTGTTGAGCAGGTAATCCACGTAGTCGCCGGCGATCTGCTCGGCGCTTGCGTGCGAGGTGTCGAAGGGAAAGCGATAGGCGTAGGGGTAGGGCGCATGGATCACGCCACCCATCATCGGGCCGTAGCCCTTGCGGTAGGCCGTGCCGGTGGTGAGCGCGCCGGAGGCATTCCACACACCATGGTAGCCGCCGTGGAAGGCCAGGATCTGGTGACGCCCGGTGATGCGTTTGGCGAACTTGACCGCCGCCTCCAGCGCGTCGCTGCCGCTTTGTGTGAAGAACGTGATGCAGTCACCGCGCAGGCCCTCGGGCGCGATCTCCGAAAGCTTGGCCGCCAGTGCGGTGCGGCGGGTGCTGTTGATTTCCAGGGCGTGCATCAGCACTTCGGATTGGTCGCGGATGGCCTGCACCACCTTGGGGTGGCAGCGCCCGACGCTGCTGACGCCCACGCCCGCCGACAGGTCGATGTAGGTATTGCCGTCGGGGTCCTTGAAGGTCGCGCCGAACGCGCGGTCCATGGCGATCGGCATGCGCCCGCCGCCGCGCGCCATCGACTCGGTGCGTGCCGACAATGCCAGCGCCTCGCGGGTCATGGGGCCGGGCAGGGTTGTGGAAATCATTCGCGGCGCATCCGCAAAATGCAGGGCTTCTAATTTGGACTCACTCATGACGAACTCTCTGGCTGACGGTTTTCAGTGAGCCGATCATTCTCATGACAGGGCCTTGACCGTTAGCCCGAATCGGCAAATCGACGCGCATGAGCTGCGCCGTTGCCGATGCATGGCGGCAGATACAAAGAATTTGCAATGCGTGACCTATGTGGGACTATCGCAAAACACGGCAGGCTGGAAACAACACTATCGGCAGAGGTTTTCACCCATCATGCAAAACCATCATGTGAGCCACTTTCGCGATATCCATGTGCATGCCGCCACTGTCCAGGAATGGAGCCAGGACTACAGCCAGTTAACCGCCGGCCAGGCCGAAAGTTCTTTGATGCAACTGACGACGGCGCGTTGCCACGTGTTCCGCGAGCAGATCAACCAACGCGTGGTGCAGCACGGCGTGGCGCCGCGCGGCAAGATGTGCTTCGCCGTGCCGATCAGCGTGCCGGGCTCGACGCGCATGCAGGGCCGCGAGGTGGACGACAGCAGCCTGTTTTTCCTGCACGGCGGCGAGGAGTTCATGTTCCATATGCCGATGGGCATGGAGCTGTTGTCCGTCACGTTCGAGCGCGAATGGTTCGAGCAGGCGTTGACGCACACGGCGTCGGCCGGGGAGATCGGTCGGTTGTTGCGTCAGCCGGTGATCCGGGTCTGCGCGCAGCGCTTTGCCCAGGCCCGAGGGCGATTGCTGGCGATGCTGTCCCTGGCGGTGACCGACCAGGCGCCCGACAGCGCGTGTGAGCCCAGGCTTGAGCAGGCCCTGCTCGATGAACTGATGCAGCTGCTCACCGACCCGGCCTGTGACAAACAGCAGCGCAGCCCGAGCTCCACGCGCAGCTTCATTGTCGAGAAATGCCACCGGCTGACCACGGCCGAGATGCTCAACGTGCCCAGCGTGAACGAACTGTGCGAGCGCCTCCAGGTGAGTCGCCGCACCGTGCAGAACAGCTTTCGCGCGGTGGCCGAGACGACGCCGCTGAACTACCTGCGCTCGGTGCGGCTCAACGGTGTGCGCCGCGCCTTGATGTCGACCGCGGCGTCCCGTCTCTCGGTCGGCGATGCCGCCGCCCAATGGGGCTTCTATCACCTCAGCCATTTTGCCGAGGAGTACCACGCCCTGTTCGCCGAGTTGCCCTCGCAAACCGCGCGTGCCGCCATCCCTGCCTGCGCGCGCGCCTGAACACCCGCCCGCCATGGCGCATCAATGGCCTGGCGCCGCTGTAGCGATACCGGCCGCCGCCTAGGCGCGGAACTGGTCCATCAACTGCATTTGATGATTGGCCCGCGCATTGAGCTGGCTGCTGACCTGCGCCGATTCGGCCGCCTGTTCGGTCAGCGTTTCGGTCACCCCGCGAATAGTCGAGACATTGCGATTGACCTCCTCGGCCACCGCACTTTGTTCCTCCGCCGCGCTGGCGATCTGCAGGTTCATATCGCTGATGACCGTCACCGCCTCGCTGATTTTGCCAAGCGCTTGCACGGCCTGGTGAATCTGCCTGGCATTGCTCTGGGCCTGTGCATGGCTTGAATGCATGGTGGCCACCACGCCACGCGTGCCGGTCTGGATGCGTTCGATCACCAGGCGGATTTCCTCCACCGAATCCTGGGTGCGCTTGGCCAGGTTGCGCACTTCATCGGCCACCACCGCAAAACCGCGCCCGCTTTCTCCGGCGCGTGCGGCCTCGATTGCTGCGTTGAGTGCCAGCAGGTTGGTTTGTTCGGCAATGCTGCGGATCACCTCCAGCACCGAGCCGATCTGCTCGCTGTTGACCGCCAGCGCCTCGACTTCGGTCACGGCCTTGCTGACTTCATTGGCCAGGGCGTTGATGTCGTGGGTACTGCGTTCGATCAGGGTAATGCCGTCTTTGGACGCCTGGTCGGCACCCCGGGCCGCCTGGGCGGCGTTCGACGCGCTGCTGGCGACTTCATGCGCCGTGGCGCTCATTTCGTTGGAGGCGGTTGCCAACTGGTCGATCTCGCGAAACTGCACCTGCATGCCTTCACTGGTCTGCCGTGCGATTTCCGAAGACTGGTCGGCGGTGCCGCGTGCATCGGTGATGCTCTGCTTGATCTGCGCAATGGTGGGTTGCAGCTTGTCGAGAAAGCGGTTGAACCACTGCACCAGTTCGCCCAGTTCGTCCTTTTTGCGGTAATTGAGCCGTTGAGTCAGGTCGCCGTCGCCGCTGGCAATCGCCTTGAGCATCTGCGCGACGCTGTTGATCGGGCGCGTCACGCCGGAGGCGGTGAACCCGATCAACAGCAGGCCCAGCAGCCCGGCGCCGATGGCCACCAGCAGCGACTCCAGGGTGTCGCGGGTCTGGGTCTGGTCAAGCAAGGCTTGCAGTTTCACCGAGTCGGCCAGCAAGACCTCCCTGGGCAGGTCAATGACCACGCCCCAGGGCGCCGCCTGCGGGATCGGCGCGACAGGGTAGACCGCGCGAATCGATTGATCCTGGGCCAGCACGACCGGCTTTTTTTGCGCCAGGGCGCTGAGCACCGCCTGGCCTTCCTGCGCCAACGGCGCGCTGATGGGTTTGCCGATCTGGCTGGCGTCGCTGCTGTAGGCGGCAAGCACCCCGCTGTCGGACACAATCAGCATGCGCCCCGAACCGTTGAACAGTGCGCGCTGGGCATCGCTCGCGGCCGCTTGCAGGGCGCCGAGCGCAAGGTCCACGCCGAGCGTGCCGACCACCTTGCCATCCACGATCAAGGGCATGGACAAGGTGGTCATCAGTTGCACCTGCCCGGCCTGCGTGTCGGCGTAGGGCGCCATCAGGCAGGTACGCCCGGTGTCTCGCGGGCAGGTGTACCAACTGTTGTAAGGCGTGCCGCTGATGCTCAGTTCGGTTTTCTGCAAATCGGCTTCGGGTATCAGGATATTCATCGGTTGGCCGGCGCCCCGGTTCCAGGCGCTGGCAAAGCGTCCGTTTTCGTTGGAGGCACGTGCGGCGTCGTTGGCGAATTCGGCGTCCCTGCCGTCCAGCGCATTCGGTTCGTAGACCAGCCAAAGCCCCAGTACCTGCGGGTTGTGGTCGAACGTGGTCTTGAGCGCCTGGTTGAGTTCTTCACGCAAGGTCGTGGCGGCCAACCCGCGCTGGGCGGCCATGTCGCGCAGGTGGCTCGCCTGGTCGGCAAAGGCGCTGATGGTCTGCAGGCTGCTGCCGAACACCCGTTGCAGGTTGCTGGCCTGCTCGGCGGCCTTGGCCTGCAGCAGGTTCTCGCCACTGTCCGTGAGCATCCGGCTGCTTGAGGTGCTGATCAACCGGTTGTTCTGGCTACTCTGGTAGAGGTTCATGCCGACGATCAGGCTGATCACGCCCAGCAGGCACAAGCCCGAGAGCAGCACGATTTTCAAGCGAATGGAGAGGGTGTCGAACATTGGGCTATCTCACGGGTGAACAGCGTGTTGAACGATCATCGGTTGGCCTGGGCCACCGATTTCTTATTGGTTTGTCAGTGCATCGGCCGGCGCCGCGTTTTGCGCACAGGCGTTTGCCACGGGCCGACTGGCGGTTGGTGCCACTGGCCGACAGCCGGGCAGAGGGGGCCTGAACCTAGCATGCAGGCCAGCAGCTGCGCGCGACTATCCCAAATCGGCGTGGAGTGTCGCGGCGGGTGACCTGTTTTGGGGCGCTGGCGGCGATGTTACCGATTTGGGATAGCGAGGGTTCCGTAGGCGGGCATAGGATCGAATCCAGCGTGCAACCTCAAGAATAAAAGCGCTACCCGGCACCGATAGAGCCTGAGTCGGCGCCACCCCACAGCGACTGCCTCATACAATAAGGTCAATAACATGAGTGTAACTATGCCGGTCAATGGCTCTACGGAGCTCAAGCGTGGCGCCCTGGGTGTCGGCTTCATCATCTTTTTTGTGATTTCGGCGGCGAGTCCGCTCAGTGTGATTGCCGGCGGATTCCCGATCGGCATCATGCTGGGGAACGGCGCCGGCACCCCGGCGTTGCTGTTGCTGGCCCTGGCGGTGCTGATGGCGTTTTCGGTGGGTTACACCACCATGGCGCGGCACGTCACCAACGCCGGTGGTTTCTACGCCTTCACCTCGCGTGGCCTGGGCGGCCTGGCCGGCGGCTCGGCGGCGGTGCTGGCGATGTTCGCCTACAACATTTTGCAGATCGCCCTGTACGGCATGTTCGGCGGTGTGGTCAGCGGCACCATGGAGAGTGTCTTCGGCCTGGTGTTGCCCTGGTGGTCCTATTCGCTGCTGGCGATGGTCAGCATTGCGATTCTCGGCTATCGCAAGATCGACCTGTCGGCGCGGGTGTTGTCGGTGGTGGTGATCGCTGAATACCTGGCGATCCTCACCCTGGATTTCGCCATTCTCAAGACCGGTGGCGACAGCGGGGTCAACCTTGATTCCTTCAGCAGCCAGCACGTGTTCAGCGGTACGCCGTCAATCGGCCTGCTGTTCTGCTTTGCCGCCTTCATCGGCTTTGAGGCCACCACCATTTATGGTGAAGAGGCGAAAGACCCGCAGCGCACGATTCCAATCGCAACCTACAGCTCGGTGCTGCTGATCGGCGGGTTCTATGCGCTGTCGGTGTGGGCGATGGTGGTGGGCGTGGGCGCGGACAAGATCGTGCCGATGCTGCAAGCCCTGCAGGACCCGACCACGTTTATCTACGGCATGTCCGACCACTTTGTCGGGCCGCACCTGACCCAGGTTATCCGCGTGCTGTTCATGGTCAGCATCTACGCCGGGCTGCTCGCGTTTCATAACGCCGCGGCGCGTTACTTCTACGCCATCGGGCGTGACGGCTTGCTGCACAGCCTGCTGGGCACCACCCACCGTGTGCACCAGAGCCCACACATGGGCTCGGCGTTGCAAAGCCTGATCGCCGCGGTGGTCGTGCTGATTTTCGCGGCGATGGACGCCGACCCGATCCTGCAACTGTTCGCCTGGTTCTCCAACCTGGCCACCCTGTGCGTGATCCTGCTGATGGCGATGACCTCGGTCGCGGTGTGCGTGTACTTCCATCGGCATCCCGAGCTCAAAGTCGGGATCTGGCGTGGACGCATCCTGCCGATTTTCTCCTGCCTGGCCTTGCTGATGGTGCTGGTGTTGGCGGTGGTGCATTTCGATGTGCTGACCGGTGCCAGCCAACTGTTGTCCTACAGCCTGTGTGCGGTCATTCCGGCGGCCTTGTTGGCCGGCATCTACCTGGCCGCGCGCCTGCGCAAGGTTGCGCCGCAGCGGTTCCTGGCCCTGGGTAGCCACAAGCTCTAAAGCACGTTCCGACACACCCACTGCGACTTATTTTGCGTCGCACGCCAAAGCTCGTCTGCGTTAAAGGAAGCGTCCACATGCAGCACTACACAATGCTTATCAACGGGGTTCAGGTTGCCGGTGAAAACGGGCAGTTTGATGTGATCAATCCAGCCACCGGCACAGCCTTCGCGCAGTGCCCGGCCGGTTCGCTGGCGCAACTGGACGCGGCGGTAGACGCCGCCCAGGCCGCGTTCAAAACCTGGCGCCTGAGTACCCATGCGCTGCGTTGCGAGCGCCTCATGGCGATTGCCGATGATATTGAGCAAAATGCCGACGCATTGGCCCGGCTGATCGTGCTTGAGCAAGGTAAACCGCTGGAGCTGGCATTTTCCGAAGTCATGGGGGGCGCCGCCTGGACCCGCTACGCCGCCGGGCAACAGATCGACGTCGAGCTGGTGGAAGAAACCCCGACCCAGCGCGTCGAGCTGCACCGCAAGCCCCTGGGGGTGGTGGCCTCCATCACACCGTGGAACTGGCCGTTCATGATCGCCGTGTGGCACATCATGCCGGCGCTGAGGGCCGGTAACTGCGTGATCAGCAAACCGTCGAGCCTGACGCCGCTGAGTACCCTGCGCCTGGTCGACATCATTGCGCGGCATGTGCCCAAGGGGGTGATCAACTGCGTGACTGGCGAGCAGGGGTTCGGCAGTGCGATAACGTCGCACCCGGGTATCCAGAAAATCGTCTTCACCGGTTCTACCGCCACCGGCCAGAGCGTCATGCGCGGCGCCGCCAGTAACCTCAAGCGCCTCACCCTGGAACTGGGCGGCAACGACGCCGCCATCGTCCTGCCCGGCACGCCGGTTGAGGTGGCCGAGGAGATATTCCAGGCGGCGTTTCTCAACATGGGCCAGACCTGCGCGGCGCTCAAGCGTTTGTATATCCACGAATCCCAGTACCAGGCATTTGCCGATGCATTGACGCTGATCGCGGGGCGCCAGGTGGTGGGCGATGGCTTGGAGCCCGGCGTCAACTTCGGCCCGGTGCAGAACCTGGATCAACTCAAGCTGGTCGAGGCATTGGTCGACGATGCGCGGGCCCAAGGCGCGCGCGTGTTGTGCGGCGGCGCGCGCCTGGATCACCCAGGCTTCTTTTACCCGCCCACGCTGGTCGCCGATGTGACCGACGGCCAGCGCCTGGTCGATGAAGAGCAGTTCGGGCCGGTCTTGCCGCTGATCGCCTACCGCGACGTCGAAGACGTACTGAGCCGCGCCAACGCCGGCGACATGGGCTTGGGTGGCTCGGTATGGGGCCCGGATGTGGCGCAGGCCCAGGCGCTGGCCAGCCGTTTGGAAAGCGGTGTGGCGTGGGTCAACTGCCACGCGCGCATCCAGCCCAATACCCCGTTCGGCGGCAGCAAAATGTCTGGTTTCGGCGTCGAGTTCGGCCTGGAAGGGTTGCTCGAATTCACCGGTCAACAGCTGCTGTTCGTCAATAAGCGCGCGGCCGAGTAAGCCTTGCCCACCTGGCGCAGCAAAGCTGCGCCGCTCTCATGCCAATAGCTAAGACAGCCTTTAAAGGCGCACCCTGAGGAGCTTCGATCATGCGGTATCCATCCACTTCAATGCTGGGCGGCACATTGGCTTGCGCCTTGTCGCTCGGTGCCATCAGCCAGGTCCAGGCCTACGAGCTGTACAGCGATGAAAGCCGTCATCTCAACGCCGACATGACCGCCGTATTCGGCATGTTCAACAGCCGCAAAAACTACGACGGCACGGCGGGCGGTTCTACCTGGCGCGAAGGCTTCATCAAGTATGGTGTGAGCGGCGACCAGTCCCTGGCCGGTAACGGTACTGCCTATGGCGCCTTTGCGTTGGTCAGTTCCGCCACCTGGGGCGATGGCGACCCGGCCGGCAATACCCTCGGCAGCGAACGCACCACCAAGATCGAAGACGCCTACCTGGGGTGGCGCTCCGGAGATCTGTTTCCGGCCCTGGGCCAGGACGGCGTGGATATTTCCGGTGGGCGCCAGGTGGTCAAGCTCGGCAGTGGCTTTTTGATCAACGATGACGGCCCGAACCTGGGCAAGGGCCCGGCCGATGGCGCGATGAACCGTGGCGGTGCGTATTACCTGGCCGCGCGGCATGCCTTCGATCAAACCGCGTTTCTGCGCCTGGGCGGCAAAGACGGCCTGCACGGCAGCCTGCTGTGGCTTAAATCCGACAACCGCGCCCAGGCTGAAAGCGAAGTGGCCGCCGGCACGCTGGATTACACCACCAAGCCCGGCACCCTGGGGTTGACCTGGGTGCATGGCATCGATGTGAACGAGCGCTGGGCCAGCGATTTTCAGCGCCAGCGCAAGGGCATGAACGTCTACAGTGTGCGCGGTGAAGGCGACGCCGGCCTGCCGAACGTGAACCTGGCGTTCGAATATGCCTGGCAGGACAAGGACAGCGGGCCCGAAAAAG
This region of Pseudomonas asgharzadehiana genomic DNA includes:
- a CDS encoding APC family permease, with the protein product MSVTMPVNGSTELKRGALGVGFIIFFVISAASPLSVIAGGFPIGIMLGNGAGTPALLLLALAVLMAFSVGYTTMARHVTNAGGFYAFTSRGLGGLAGGSAAVLAMFAYNILQIALYGMFGGVVSGTMESVFGLVLPWWSYSLLAMVSIAILGYRKIDLSARVLSVVVIAEYLAILTLDFAILKTGGDSGVNLDSFSSQHVFSGTPSIGLLFCFAAFIGFEATTIYGEEAKDPQRTIPIATYSSVLLIGGFYALSVWAMVVGVGADKIVPMLQALQDPTTFIYGMSDHFVGPHLTQVIRVLFMVSIYAGLLAFHNAAARYFYAIGRDGLLHSLLGTTHRVHQSPHMGSALQSLIAAVVVLIFAAMDADPILQLFAWFSNLATLCVILLMAMTSVAVCVYFHRHPELKVGIWRGRILPIFSCLALLMVLVLAVVHFDVLTGASQLLSYSLCAVIPAALLAGIYLAARLRKVAPQRFLALGSHKL
- a CDS encoding aldehyde dehydrogenase family protein, whose amino-acid sequence is MNQHLNHFIQGASCEASDSGRIPLINPVTEQIYGSCASGTVDDVARAVAAARVQLEGGDWSRLDGAQRGRLLSKLADLVERDSQLLADMDADAIGRSPLEPRRMDLPNAIANLRAAAGWANQLEGRTIPTGGYFGSKTLSYTVREPVGVVGAIVPWNSPLMITVWKLAALLAAGCTVVVKPSEETPQSALHLAVLAQQAGFPDGVINVVTGYGAQVGRALCEHPHVAKISFTGSPEAGREIQRTAGVLFKRVALELGGKSPQIVFDDAPFDDALFGCTLGLFVNQGQICASGSRILVQRSLAERFAAALADAARAVKVGDPREPEVQMGPVAKKAQFDRVNRYIQLGIDQGATLLAGGVSPPGQGWFVRPTIFADARNDMAIAQDEIFGPVGTVITFDSEEEAVALANDSAYGLAATVWTTDLARAHRVAAQVKAGAIGVNCWSPLDANLPWGGVKASGLGREGGLSGALAYTEEKVITVLLPD
- a CDS encoding helix-turn-helix domain-containing protein produces the protein MQNHHVSHFRDIHVHAATVQEWSQDYSQLTAGQAESSLMQLTTARCHVFREQINQRVVQHGVAPRGKMCFAVPISVPGSTRMQGREVDDSSLFFLHGGEEFMFHMPMGMELLSVTFEREWFEQALTHTASAGEIGRLLRQPVIRVCAQRFAQARGRLLAMLSLAVTDQAPDSACEPRLEQALLDELMQLLTDPACDKQQRSPSSTRSFIVEKCHRLTTAEMLNVPSVNELCERLQVSRRTVQNSFRAVAETTPLNYLRSVRLNGVRRALMSTAASRLSVGDAAAQWGFYHLSHFAEEYHALFAELPSQTARAAIPACARA
- a CDS encoding aldehyde dehydrogenase family protein, which produces MQHYTMLINGVQVAGENGQFDVINPATGTAFAQCPAGSLAQLDAAVDAAQAAFKTWRLSTHALRCERLMAIADDIEQNADALARLIVLEQGKPLELAFSEVMGGAAWTRYAAGQQIDVELVEETPTQRVELHRKPLGVVASITPWNWPFMIAVWHIMPALRAGNCVISKPSSLTPLSTLRLVDIIARHVPKGVINCVTGEQGFGSAITSHPGIQKIVFTGSTATGQSVMRGAASNLKRLTLELGGNDAAIVLPGTPVEVAEEIFQAAFLNMGQTCAALKRLYIHESQYQAFADALTLIAGRQVVGDGLEPGVNFGPVQNLDQLKLVEALVDDARAQGARVLCGGARLDHPGFFYPPTLVADVTDGQRLVDEEQFGPVLPLIAYRDVEDVLSRANAGDMGLGGSVWGPDVAQAQALASRLESGVAWVNCHARIQPNTPFGGSKMSGFGVEFGLEGLLEFTGQQLLFVNKRAAE
- a CDS encoding methyl-accepting chemotaxis protein, with translation MFDTLSIRLKIVLLSGLCLLGVISLIVGMNLYQSSQNNRLISTSSSRMLTDSGENLLQAKAAEQASNLQRVFGSSLQTISAFADQASHLRDMAAQRGLAATTLREELNQALKTTFDHNPQVLGLWLVYEPNALDGRDAEFANDAARASNENGRFASAWNRGAGQPMNILIPEADLQKTELSISGTPYNSWYTCPRDTGRTCLMAPYADTQAGQVQLMTTLSMPLIVDGKVVGTLGVDLALGALQAAASDAQRALFNGSGRMLIVSDSGVLAAYSSDASQIGKPISAPLAQEGQAVLSALAQKKPVVLAQDQSIRAVYPVAPIPQAAPWGVVIDLPREVLLADSVKLQALLDQTQTRDTLESLLVAIGAGLLGLLLIGFTASGVTRPINSVAQMLKAIASGDGDLTQRLNYRKKDELGELVQWFNRFLDKLQPTIAQIKQSITDARGTADQSSEIARQTSEGMQVQFREIDQLATASNEMSATAHEVASSASNAAQAARGADQASKDGITLIERSTHDINALANEVSKAVTEVEALAVNSEQIGSVLEVIRSIAEQTNLLALNAAIEAARAGESGRGFAVVADEVRNLAKRTQDSVEEIRLVIERIQTGTRGVVATMHSSHAQAQSNARQIHQAVQALGKISEAVTVISDMNLQIASAAEEQSAVAEEVNRNVSTIRGVTETLTEQAAESAQVSSQLNARANHQMQLMDQFRA
- a CDS encoding aspartate aminotransferase family protein — protein: MSESKLEALHFADAPRMISTTLPGPMTREALALSARTESMARGGGRMPIAMDRAFGATFKDPDGNTYIDLSAGVGVSSVGRCHPKVVQAIRDQSEVLMHALEINSTRRTALAAKLSEIAPEGLRGDCITFFTQSGSDALEAAVKFAKRITGRHQILAFHGGYHGVWNASGALTTGTAYRKGYGPMMGGVIHAPYPYAYRFPFDTSHASAEQIAGDYVDYLLNSPYTAADDVAAVIVEPVQGEGGYVPPSPQFLQLLRKACDRAGALLIVDEVQSGAGRTGKMWAVEHSGVKPDMLTFGKGIGSDLPMAGLIMRSDLAAAIPDGSMPNTFAANSLSAAVALTNISILQDPELGLLERAHTLGLEAQAHIRAFNSPLVGEVRGRGLMIGIELVEDAATKTPLAGEKIGRLMGYLMNHGVLMIPCGRYGNVMRVMPSLTIPRAMFFKALDVFGDALASLEA